The Myxococcales bacterium genomic sequence GGCGGAGGCTGCACGGGCTTCACCTACATGTTCGAGTGGGCTGACAACGAGCCGCGCCCCGAGGACCAAGTCCTGTCCTACGAGGAAGGCCACGTACAGGTGTTCATCGATCCCAAGAGCCGTGTTTTTCTGGACGGCTCGACCCTCGACTACGCCACCACGCTGATGCAACGGGGCTTCAAATGGGTCAATCCCAATGCGAAGGGCACCTGCGGCTGCGGCGAGAGCGTGCAGTTTTGAGCCGGCAGCCGCTTTCGACACCGGGTGTTTCTGCTACGAACACCGCGCGCCGAGGGTTGCATGCTTTGTTGGTCGTGTGAAAAGAACGTCGAGGCTGCGGTCTTCTGCCCCGCCTGCGGCGCTCTTTTGCCTTTTCCCCCGGGTGAGCGCCCCGATCACTTCGCCGTGCTGGGCGCGGAGCGCACGTTTACGCAGGACGCTCCGGCCCTCGAGCGGGCCTACAAGGAAGGGGCACGGGCTGTTCACCCCGACAAGTTCGCGCGCGCCGATAGCCGAGCCCGCAGGGCGGCCATGCAGCGCACGGTGGCCCTGAACGAAGCGTGGCGTACGCTGCGCGATCCGGTTGCGCGCGCCGAATACCTGGTGCGGCTAGGGGGCATCGAGGTGGGTGCCGAGGATGGCACGCTCAGGCGCACCGATGCGGGCCGAGAGAAGATCGCCGTGCCTGCGGCGTTGCTGGCCGAGATGCTGGACAAACGCGAAGCCCTCATGGACGCGCGCCTTGCGGACGACGAGGGGGCGGTGGCGGCCTTGCTCGCCGACGTCCAACAGAAGGTCACGGCGGCGATGGACGAGGTGAGGACGGCCCTCGACGGCACGCCGCCCGACATCGAAGCGGCTGCTCGCGCGCTGGTGGCTGTTCGTTACTACCGCCGCTTCGTCGAAGCGGCCGATGAGGGCGGGGAGGCCGAAGGGCCCCACCTTGGCCCGGGAGCAGAGCATGGCTGAGGCGCTTTTCGATATCTCGGAACCTGGTGAGTCGCGGGCCAAAGGCGCCTGCAAGGGCCGCGCGGCGGGCATCGATCTTGGTACCACGAACTCGCTGGTGGCGATCGTGAACGGGGGTGCACCGGAGTGCCTGGTGGACGAGCGCGGTGATGCACTCGTGCCTTCAGCCGTGTATTTCGGGCCTGCGGGGGACGTGGTCGTGGGTGCCCGGGCCCGCAACGAGCTTGCCCTGGTCCACCCGGAAGACACGATCATTTCGGTCAAGCGCTTCATGGGGCGAGGCCCGAAGGATGCGGAGGCCACGCGGGCCCTGACGCCCTACGCGTTCGTGCCGAGCTCCCCGGGGGACAATGTCGTCCGCTTCGCCGCTGGTGGCCGCGCGGTGACGCCGATCGAGGTTTCGGCCGAGATCTTGAAAGTGCTCAAGGCCCGGGCCGAAGCCGTTCAGGGAGGGCCGCTCGATGGGGTGGTCATCACCGTGCCGGCTTACTTCGACGACGGGCAGCGCCAGGCCACGCGGGACGCGGGCCGCTTGGCGGGACTCGAGGTGTACCGTCTGCTGAACGAGCCCACGGCCGCCGCGTTGGCCTATGGCCTCGACAAGCAGGTGAACGGACGTTTCGCCGTTTTCGACCTCGGTGGCGGCACGTTCGATGTGTCCATTCTCTCCCTGGACGGGGGGGTCTTCGAGGTGAAGGCAACGGGAGGCGATTCGAGCCTGGGGGGCGACGACTTCGACAGAGCGATCGCGCTCCTGTTGCTCGCGCGTGCCG encodes the following:
- a CDS encoding iron-sulfur cluster assembly accessory protein; translated protein: MAISVTPRAVEEIKRAATKRAKAPKGLRVGIRGGGCTGFTYMFEWADNEPRPEDQVLSYEEGHVQVFIDPKSRVFLDGSTLDYATTLMQRGFKWVNPNAKGTCGCGESVQF
- the hscB gene encoding Fe-S protein assembly co-chaperone HscB; the encoded protein is MLCWSCEKNVEAAVFCPACGALLPFPPGERPDHFAVLGAERTFTQDAPALERAYKEGARAVHPDKFARADSRARRAAMQRTVALNEAWRTLRDPVARAEYLVRLGGIEVGAEDGTLRRTDAGREKIAVPAALLAEMLDKREALMDARLADDEGAVAALLADVQQKVTAAMDEVRTALDGTPPDIEAAARALVAVRYYRRFVEAADEGGEAEGPHLGPGAEHG